GGCGGACGACGTCGGCATTGCCCCGGTGTCGCCGGAAGCGCTCGCCGAGCCAATCCGTCAAGTCATCCAGCCGACCAGCCCGTCGCGGCGACCGGTAGGGGTGCCAACCACCACCACGCAAGTAACGCTTCACCGTCTTGCGGTCGCACCCCAACTCCCGGGCGATCCGCTTCGTGCCCCAACCCAGGGCCTGCAACCGGATCATCGCCGTCACATCGTCTGGGGCCAGCATCACGTCCCTCCGATCCGTCGTCTCGGAGGAACTCAACGGTATCGTGACCTCGACCATTCTCTACCCCTCAATGTCGAAGGGGGGCCCTTTCCTCATGTCGGCCAGGGGGCAGATTCTCATGTCGCCTGACACGCCACACCCCTTGCATCGCCACGGCAACGCTTCAGAACGTGATCCCCACCCAAAACGGAGGATGAGCGGTGCTGGGTCCACCTCGACAAAGTGGCCGCACTGGAACAACGGACGGGGATCATCACGCTGTGCCGTGATAGCTCCCCCAGGCAGTCAAGCCGCTTCGTTCCCACTACCCCCTGAAACGACGAAGGCGAGGCACGTCTTCGCACCGCCGCCCCCGTTGCATCACACTCCGTGGAGCTTCGCTCTGTGGTCGGAATGAGGATGCTGCCATAGTCTCATATCATCGAGCGTAAAGTCTGACACATCAGACTTTACGCTCGCCCTCAGACGGCGGGCGCGGCCGTCCGGCCGCTTGCCTTCGCAGGCATGGGCCTGCGGGGCCGCAGTCGCGGCCTTTACCTCCGAGCATAAGTCAGGACTTACGCTCGGCGGTATCATTTCGTTCGTAGTGACCGCACCACCAACGTGATCTCCTTCGAGTTCCACTCCAACAAGATGCGGGTGGTGACCATCGACGGACAGCCGTGGTTCGTGGTGAAGGACATTCTGTGTGTCCTGGGCATGGACGTGAACCAACCAGCCAACTGTCTCCGTCGCGGCTGGAGGCCGTGGGCGCGCCAGATGCGTTGCACTCTGCCGACGCTCACCCCGCCGGCTGCCGCCATGGTGCAGCTGTTCCAGTGCGTCGCCTCGTCGGGCGGCAAGGGTGATCGCAAACAACGAGTCGGGAAGGGCAGGGTGAGCCGATCCGGTTTCGCACTTCGACCATTCCCGACGGGATCGGACACGGCGGTGACCGCGCACGTGCGCCATTGATCGTCCGCAGCCGTGCGACACTTGTGGGTAGGGCCGTGGGTTAAGCGGCGAGGTCTTTCCTTAGGGCATTGATCAAAAACGAAATATTGAGCTGAAATGGCGGAAGAGGTGGGATTCGAACCCACGGTAGGCTCACACCTACGACGGTTTTCAAGACCGTTGCCTTAAACCACTCGGCCACTCTCCCTCAGGCCCACGGGAGTAGCGAATGCGTCGCGGTGGGTCAAGTGTCGCGCGTGTGTCGGCGCGATTTGCCCGTCAGTTGCGGATCGGGCGGCCCAGTGTACGCAGGCGGCGGGTCGGTTTGGGCGGGCTGGGGCTGTCGGAAAAGTCGGGAAGGCTGGGGGCGCGGGCAAGGGTCTTGCGAATCAGGTCGGCGGTGGCGTCCAGATCCTCCAGAACCTCGGGCGGCACGCGGTCGGCGTAGCGCGGACCCTGCAGGCGGGCGCGGGTCTGGTCGATGCTGCGCAGTTCCGGTTCGAACAGTTCGCGGGCGCCGATCGGCAGAACCTGATCCTGGCGCATGCCGGAGAAATAATTGCGCATCGCCCGCACCAGCATGCGGGTCAGCAGAAGATCCATCCGCTCGAACTCGGCGCGCAGATCGGTCAGGCGCGACTCGTCGACGCCCTGCAGGCGTTCCTCGGTCAGGGTGAAGAGGGCGCGGATCTCCTCCACCTTGCGGCGGAAGTCGAGGAAGGAGGCGAAACGGTCGTCGCCCATGTCGCGCTGGGCCCGGTCGGCAAGCTGCGCCGCTTCGGTCGCCTGACGTTCGAGCGCGGCCAACAGCTCCTTGACCTCTTCCCGGCCGTTGTCGCGCCTCCACGCCATGCCGCCCTTCGCTCCCGCCGTGACCGTGACGGCCGGTTGTCATGCCGGCCGCGGGAGCATGTTAGAAGCGGGAGTTTTAACGAAATGCTTTTGTTGTGCAGATTCCACGGGCGTGGTCACACGTCGCGCAGTTCCAGGATGACCGGGGTGTGGTCGGACGCCTTTTCCTTGCCGCGCGGCCCTCGGTCGATGGTGCAGCCGGCCAGACGGTCGGCGGCCTGCGGCGACAGCAGGAAATGGTCGATGCGCAGGCCGTTGTCGCGCGGCCAGCTGCCGGCCTGATAATCCCAGAAGGTATAGGCGTGGTCGTCGTCATGCAGGGCGCGGTAGGCCTCGGTCAGGCCGAGATTCAGCAGGGCGCGGAACTTGGCCCGCGATTCCGGGCGGAACAGCGCGTCGCCGGCGAAGGCCTGCGGCGAGAACACGTCGCGCGCCTCGGGGATGATGTTGTAGTCGCCGCCCAGCACCACCGGGATTTCCTGGGACAGCAGGGTCCGGGCATGGTCGTAGAGCCGGTCCATCCAGCGGAGCTTGTAGGCGAACTTCTCCCCCGGCACCGGGTTGCCGTTGGGCAGGTAGAGCGAGGCGATGCGCACGCCGGCCACTGTGGCCTCGACATAGCGCGCCTGCTCGTCCTCCGGCTCGCCGGGCAGCCGGGTCAGCACATCCTCGGCCGGCGCCTTCGACAGGAATGCGACGCCGTTGTAGGCCTTCTGCCCGACGGCGTTGACGTGGTAGCCGAGTTCCTCGAACGCCGCGGCGGGGAAGGCGGCGGTTTCGCATTTGATTTCCTGGAAGAGCACGACGTCCGGGGACGCCGCGCGCAGCCAGTCGGTGATCAGCGGAAGGCGGGCCTTCGCCGAGTTGACGTTCCAGGTGGCGATCTTCACGAAAAAGGCCTGCCTTTTCTTATTGTGCGCTGGTCTTGGATTGCGGCTTCAGGCTGCGGCCTCAGACCGCGAATGAGTTGCCGCAGCCGCAGGACGCGCTGGCGTTCGGGTTCTTGATCTGGAAGGCGGCGCCCATCAGGTCTTCGACGTAATCCAGCGTGGCGCCGGCCAGCAGGTCGAGCGAGGCGTCGTCGGTGACCACCTTGGTGCCGTCCTTCTCGAAGACATGGTCCTCGTCGGTCACCGTCTCGTCGAAGGTGAAGCCGTACTGGAAGCCGGAGCAGCCGCCGCCGGAGACGGTCAGGCGCAGCATCAGCTTCGGATTGCCCTCCTGCTCGATCAGGAAGGCGACGCGCTTGGCCGCGCTCTCGCTGACGGCCAGGACGCGGGTTTCGGTGGGAAGGGCGGTGTCGGGCATGGGGCGGCCCCTTTGGTGCGATGCGGAAGTTGCGACAAATGTAAGGGGGATCGCACCCCACGTCAAAGTATGGGCACCGTTGCGCATCTGGCACGCCCAACCTTGGGGCAGGGGCATAGCACGCCTTCGCCGTTGCACCCGCGTCCCCCCGCCGGTAGTGTCCGCCCCATGACGGCGGACTGTTTTCACGATCGGCTGGCTCCCTATGCCTGCAACCCGGCGGACACGCGCGGGCGGCTGGTGGCGGAGCCGGAAAGCCCGACGCGCTCGTGCTTCCAGCGCGACCGCGACCGCATCGTGCATTCCGGGGCCTTCCGCCGGCTGAAGCACAAGACCCAGGTCTTCGTCTATCACGAGGGCGATTATTACCGCACCCGGCTGACCCACAGCCTGGAGGTGGCGCAGATCGCGCGGTCGATCAGCCGCACGCTGTCCCTGAACGAGGATCTGGCGGAGGCGGTGGCGCTGGCCCACGACCTTGGCCACACCCCTTTCGGCCATGCCGGGGAAGATGCGCTGAACGCCTGCATGGAGCCGTTCGGCGGCTTCGCCCACAACGACCAGACCCTGCGCATCCTGACGCGGCTGGAACGGCGCTATGCCGAGTTCGACGGTCTGAACCTGACCTGGGAAGCGCTGGAGGGCGTGGTCAAGCACAACGGCCCGCTGCTGCCGCTGCTGCCGGGGTTCCGCCTGCCGACCACCATCGCCGCCTTCCAGGACGACTGGGATTTGGAACTGCACACCAATCCGGGGGCCGAGGCGCAGGTGGCGGCGCTGGCCGACGACATCGCCTACAACAACCACGACATCGACGACGGCCTGCGCGCCGGCCTGTTCACGGTCGAGGAGGTGGCGGAGCTGCCCCTGGTCGGCCCGATCATCCGCGAGGTCTGCGACCGCTATCCGGGGCTGGAGCGCTCCCGCCTGATCCATGAGACGGTGCGGCGGATGATCAACGCCATGGTCGTCGATCTGGTGACGGAGACGCGGCGGCGGCTGGCCGAGCACCAGCCGGGCAGCGCGGCCGAGCTGCGCGCCCTGCCGCTGGCGATGGTCAGCTTCTCCGACGGGATGCTGGAGGCGCAGGGCCCCTTGCGCGCCTTCCTGCGCCAGCGCATGTACCGGCACTATCGCGTGAACCGCGAGATGAGCAAGTGCAAGCGCGTGGTGCGCGACCTGTTCCAGCTGTTCATGGACGAGCCCAACACCCTGCCGACCGAATGGCAGCACGATATCGCGAGG
Above is a genomic segment from Azospirillum ramasamyi containing:
- a CDS encoding exodeoxyribonuclease III produces the protein MKIATWNVNSAKARLPLITDWLRAASPDVVLFQEIKCETAAFPAAAFEELGYHVNAVGQKAYNGVAFLSKAPAEDVLTRLPGEPEDEQARYVEATVAGVRIASLYLPNGNPVPGEKFAYKLRWMDRLYDHARTLLSQEIPVVLGGDYNIIPEARDVFSPQAFAGDALFRPESRAKFRALLNLGLTEAYRALHDDDHAYTFWDYQAGSWPRDNGLRIDHFLLSPQAADRLAGCTIDRGPRGKEKASDHTPVILELRDV
- a CDS encoding deoxyguanosinetriphosphate triphosphohydrolase; translated protein: MTADCFHDRLAPYACNPADTRGRLVAEPESPTRSCFQRDRDRIVHSGAFRRLKHKTQVFVYHEGDYYRTRLTHSLEVAQIARSISRTLSLNEDLAEAVALAHDLGHTPFGHAGEDALNACMEPFGGFAHNDQTLRILTRLERRYAEFDGLNLTWEALEGVVKHNGPLLPLLPGFRLPTTIAAFQDDWDLELHTNPGAEAQVAALADDIAYNNHDIDDGLRAGLFTVEEVAELPLVGPIIREVCDRYPGLERSRLIHETVRRMINAMVVDLVTETRRRLAEHQPGSAAELRALPLAMVSFSDGMLEAQGPLRAFLRQRMYRHYRVNREMSKCKRVVRDLFQLFMDEPNTLPTEWQHDIARHGGDGDLAVRARHVADYIAGMTDRYALAEHDRLFDLHVKT
- the erpA gene encoding iron-sulfur cluster insertion protein ErpA translates to MPDTALPTETRVLAVSESAAKRVAFLIEQEGNPKLMLRLTVSGGGCSGFQYGFTFDETVTDEDHVFEKDGTKVVTDDASLDLLAGATLDYVEDLMGAAFQIKNPNASASCGCGNSFAV